A window from Flavobacterium gyeonganense encodes these proteins:
- a CDS encoding glutamine--tRNA ligase/YqeY domain fusion protein: MASEDKSLNFIEQIIEEDLKSGLSNSKLRFRFPPEPNGYLHIGHASSIALNFGLGIDYQSPVNLRFDDTNPEKEEQEFVDAIKKDVEWLGYTWAEECYASDYFQQLYDWAVLLIKKDKAYVDSQTSEEMAAQKGTPTTVGTDSPYRNRSVEENLDLFERMKNGEFEAGTHILRAKIDMKSTNMLMRDPIMYRILHKHHHRTGDTWKIYPMYDWAHGQSDYLEAISHSFCTLEFLPHRELYDWFLDQIIDENLIRPKQREFARRNLSHTVVSKRKLQQLVKEKHVNGWDDPRMSTISGLRRRGYTAASLRNFANTIGIAKRDNLINVSVLEFCIREDLNKIAPRVMAVLDPVKLVITNYPEGKEEWLEAENNQEDENAGFRKVPFSRELYIEREDFLEEAPAKYFRLTLGKEVRLKNAYIIKAESVIKDAEGNITEIHVTYDTDSLSGSGTEASQRKVSGTLHWVSIKHALEAEVRLYDRLFTDEAPDSYKEKNFLDFVNPNSLEIVTGYVEPSLATAQNEDKFQFQRLGYFTVDKDSTASKLVFNKTVGLKDAWEEKGKKEENSINNSLKEINKYFKVETKQERIAIESAIGESIATISSFSLLQNSLKKNINNNKASLLFSQFLLKYSNWKSSDFEDEDIKKLYTMSLRSESTYVRSKALLNLRDIENSDLRKQFEEDILKSYSNPPKNASEREIEILAEMTKK, from the coding sequence ATGGCATCAGAAGATAAATCACTCAATTTTATTGAACAAATCATAGAAGAAGATCTTAAATCAGGTCTTTCAAATTCTAAATTACGCTTTCGTTTTCCACCCGAACCAAACGGTTATTTACACATTGGACACGCAAGTTCTATTGCATTAAATTTTGGTTTAGGAATTGATTATCAGTCACCTGTAAATTTACGTTTTGACGATACAAATCCGGAAAAAGAAGAACAGGAATTTGTTGATGCTATTAAAAAAGACGTAGAATGGTTAGGATATACCTGGGCAGAAGAATGTTATGCTTCAGATTATTTTCAACAGCTGTACGATTGGGCCGTTTTATTAATTAAAAAAGATAAGGCGTATGTTGACAGTCAGACTTCTGAAGAAATGGCTGCTCAAAAAGGAACTCCTACAACTGTAGGAACTGATAGTCCATACAGAAATCGTTCTGTTGAAGAAAATTTAGATTTATTCGAAAGAATGAAAAATGGTGAATTTGAAGCTGGCACACATATTCTTCGTGCTAAAATTGACATGAAATCAACTAACATGTTGATGCGTGATCCTATCATGTACAGGATTTTACACAAACATCACCATAGAACCGGAGATACCTGGAAAATCTATCCAATGTACGATTGGGCACATGGACAAAGTGATTATTTAGAAGCTATTTCACATTCATTTTGTACACTGGAATTCCTGCCTCACCGTGAATTGTACGATTGGTTTTTAGACCAGATTATAGATGAAAATCTAATTCGTCCAAAACAAAGGGAATTTGCCAGACGTAATTTATCACACACTGTTGTTAGTAAAAGAAAATTACAGCAATTGGTTAAAGAAAAGCATGTTAACGGTTGGGATGATCCCAGAATGTCTACTATTTCAGGATTAAGAAGACGTGGTTATACCGCTGCTTCTTTACGTAATTTTGCTAATACAATTGGTATTGCAAAACGTGATAACTTGATCAATGTATCGGTTTTAGAGTTTTGTATTCGTGAAGATCTGAACAAAATTGCACCTCGTGTAATGGCAGTTTTGGATCCTGTAAAATTGGTAATTACCAATTATCCTGAAGGAAAAGAAGAGTGGCTTGAAGCCGAAAATAATCAGGAAGATGAAAATGCAGGTTTCAGAAAAGTACCTTTTTCCCGTGAATTATACATTGAAAGAGAAGATTTTTTAGAAGAAGCTCCGGCTAAATATTTCCGTTTGACTCTCGGAAAAGAAGTACGTCTTAAAAATGCGTATATTATTAAAGCAGAATCAGTTATAAAAGATGCTGAAGGCAATATTACTGAAATTCATGTAACTTATGATACCGATTCTTTAAGCGGAAGCGGAACAGAAGCAAGCCAGAGAAAAGTATCCGGAACCTTACATTGGGTTTCTATAAAACATGCTTTAGAAGCAGAAGTTCGTTTGTACGATCGCTTGTTTACAGATGAAGCTCCAGACAGTTATAAAGAGAAAAATTTCTTAGATTTTGTGAATCCAAATTCATTAGAAATCGTAACTGGATATGTTGAACCAAGTTTAGCAACAGCTCAAAATGAAGATAAATTCCAATTTCAGCGTTTGGGTTATTTTACTGTTGATAAAGACTCAACTGCTTCAAAATTAGTATTTAATAAAACTGTTGGACTGAAAGATGCCTGGGAAGAAAAAGGTAAAAAAGAAGAAAACAGCATCAATAATTCTTTAAAAGAAATTAACAAATATTTTAAAGTTGAAACTAAACAGGAACGTATTGCAATTGAAAGTGCGATAGGGGAGAGCATCGCAACTATTTCAAGTTTTTCTTTATTACAAAATTCATTAAAGAAGAATATCAACAATAATAAAGCTTCATTGTTGTTTTCTCAATTTTTATTGAAATATTCAAACTGGAAATCTTCGGATTTTGAAGATGAGGATATTAAAAAATTATATACGATGTCTCTCAGAAGTGAATCGACTTATGTGAGATCGAAAGCACTTTTGAATTTAAGAGATATTGAAAATTCAGATTTAAGAAAGCAATTTGAAGAAGATATTTTGAAATCATATTCAAATCCACCAAAAAATGCTTCGGAAAGAGAAATTGAAATTCTCGCTGAAATGACGAAGAAGTAA
- the folB gene encoding dihydroneopterin aldolase, producing the protein MGIIKLKNIRTFSYHGCMIEEGKIGSDYTVDLKIKTNLQQSAETDDLTDTVDYVHLNKIVTEEMAIRSHLLEHVAKRINNRILAEIQSVEKTTVWVSKINPPIGGDVESVTIKMTEIRK; encoded by the coding sequence ATGGGCATTATAAAATTAAAAAACATCCGTACTTTTTCTTATCATGGATGTATGATTGAAGAAGGAAAAATAGGATCTGATTACACTGTTGACTTAAAAATTAAAACCAATTTACAGCAATCAGCAGAAACAGATGACCTAACTGATACGGTCGATTATGTACATTTGAATAAAATTGTTACTGAGGAAATGGCAATTCGTTCGCATTTATTAGAACATGTAGCTAAAAGAATCAATAATCGCATATTGGCAGAGATACAATCAGTAGAAAAAACGACAGTTTGGGTTTCAAAGATAAATCCTCCTATTGGTGGTGATGTTGAATCAGTTACCATAAAAATGACGGAAATCAGAAAGTAA
- a CDS encoding LysE family translocator has product MINDILAGLPWGLVLSFMVGPVFFVLLETSITKGFRSAIVFDLGVVLGDIFFIAIAYLGSYRLISSLKDDPALFIFGGIIMLSYGIISFVKLKKVEKINDEEIDRDILKRNYGSLFVKGFLLNVINIGVLGFWLAVIISVGPKLEMQNSRMITFFTSVIITYLLVDCLKIVLAKQLKSKMTPVNILKIKKGISIVLMVFGVVLITQGWFPKEKEMMKNAFERIEK; this is encoded by the coding sequence ATGATAAATGATATTCTGGCTGGGCTGCCATGGGGGCTTGTTCTGAGCTTTATGGTGGGTCCAGTATTTTTTGTTTTATTAGAAACCAGTATTACCAAAGGTTTTAGATCTGCAATTGTCTTTGATCTTGGAGTAGTATTAGGTGATATTTTTTTTATAGCAATTGCCTATTTAGGAAGTTACAGGTTAATTTCAAGTTTAAAGGATGATCCTGCTCTTTTTATTTTTGGCGGTATCATTATGTTGTCTTATGGTATTATTTCATTTGTAAAATTAAAAAAAGTAGAAAAAATCAATGATGAAGAAATTGATCGGGATATTTTAAAAAGAAATTATGGAAGTTTATTTGTAAAAGGCTTTTTACTGAACGTTATTAACATTGGAGTTCTTGGTTTCTGGCTTGCAGTAATCATTTCTGTCGGACCAAAATTAGAAATGCAAAACTCAAGAATGATTACTTTTTTTACTTCTGTAATCATAACATATTTATTGGTTGACTGTCTTAAAATCGTATTGGCCAAGCAATTAAAATCTAAAATGACACCTGTGAATATTCTTAAAATTAAAAAAGGAATCAGTATTGTTTTAATGGTTTTTGGTGTAGTATTAATTACCCAGGGATGGTTTCCAAAAGAAAAAGAAATGATGAAAAATGCTTTTGAAAGGATAGAAAAATAA
- a CDS encoding head GIN domain-containing protein — MKKLIIIAVVLFFQMSFGQVTKTLGDFDTVKVYDKLHVKLVQSSENKLVIKGVREAELEAVNKNGILKIRMPFPKLLSGEDLEVTLYYKHIELIDVNEGAIVTSSETIKATSFKVSAQEGGKINVDLEVEKLKVSSVSGGEITLAGKASNQVASLGAGGYLLASKLETSQTTVSVSAGGKADVNASTLVDAKVSAGGSIYIYGKPKQINQKTVFGGKIEEVK, encoded by the coding sequence ATGAAAAAATTAATTATAATTGCAGTTGTCTTATTTTTCCAAATGTCTTTTGGTCAGGTTACCAAAACATTAGGAGATTTTGATACTGTTAAAGTTTACGATAAATTACATGTAAAATTAGTTCAGTCATCTGAAAATAAATTGGTTATAAAAGGAGTAAGGGAAGCAGAATTAGAAGCTGTTAATAAAAATGGTATTCTAAAAATAAGAATGCCATTTCCAAAACTTTTGTCCGGCGAGGACTTAGAAGTTACTTTGTATTACAAACATATTGAACTTATTGATGTTAATGAAGGAGCAATTGTTACTAGTTCAGAAACTATAAAAGCAACAAGTTTTAAAGTAAGTGCTCAGGAAGGTGGAAAAATTAATGTAGATTTGGAGGTTGAAAAACTTAAGGTAAGTTCAGTTTCCGGAGGAGAAATTACTTTAGCCGGAAAAGCTTCGAACCAGGTGGCAAGTTTAGGTGCAGGAGGTTATTTATTAGCAAGTAAATTAGAAACCTCTCAGACCACAGTAAGCGTTTCTGCGGGAGGAAAAGCTGATGTAAATGCTTCAACACTTGTTGATGCAAAAGTAAGCGCAGGAGGCTCTATTTACATTTATGGGAAACCTAAACAAATTAACCAAAAAACAGTTTTTGGAGGTAAAATAGAAGAAGTAAAATAA
- a CDS encoding DUF2007 domain-containing protein, with translation MESFKTIAIFNFEYETVVLKHLLEQEDIPYFFENEMTLSVVPFYTTALGGIKLKVHPNDFVQVQQILDNLNNPLKIV, from the coding sequence ATGGAAAGCTTTAAAACAATTGCAATATTTAATTTTGAATACGAGACGGTAGTTCTTAAACATTTACTGGAGCAGGAAGATATCCCCTATTTTTTCGAGAACGAAATGACACTTTCAGTCGTACCTTTTTACACTACAGCTCTAGGCGGAATCAAACTTAAGGTTCATCCCAACGATTTTGTACAAGTTCAGCAAATTTTGGACAATCTCAATAATCCGCTTAAAATTGTTTGA
- the rpiB gene encoding ribose 5-phosphate isomerase B produces MKISIGNDHAGPEYKKAIVAMLKAKGYEVTNYGTDSEDSVDYPDFGHPVATDVSEGKADFGIVICGSGNGIAMTVNKHPKVRAGLCWSKEIAVLVRLHNDANIISIPARFTSIPQAVEMVETFLNTEFEGGRHQNRVNKIACS; encoded by the coding sequence ATGAAAATTTCGATAGGAAACGATCACGCAGGACCGGAGTATAAAAAAGCTATTGTAGCTATGCTTAAAGCAAAAGGATATGAAGTAACCAATTACGGAACAGATTCTGAAGATTCAGTTGATTATCCGGATTTTGGTCATCCTGTTGCTACTGATGTATCTGAAGGAAAAGCCGATTTTGGAATCGTAATCTGCGGAAGTGGAAACGGAATAGCCATGACAGTTAACAAACATCCAAAAGTAAGAGCTGGTTTATGCTGGAGTAAAGAAATTGCGGTTTTAGTCCGTTTGCATAATGATGCTAACATTATCAGTATTCCGGCACGTTTTACTTCAATTCCACAGGCAGTAGAAATGGTAGAAACTTTTTTAAATACTGAATTTGAAGGTGGAAGACATCAAAACAGGGTGAATAAAATAGCTTGTTCGTAA
- a CDS encoding DUF1294 domain-containing protein, producing MEVLLLYFLFVNVLEFIITGYDKFLARKQKRRIPENTLFFLAFIGGSIGLLTAMLIFSHKTAKTSFIVKFIGIILIQIVIIYFTINHKI from the coding sequence ATGGAAGTTTTATTACTGTATTTTTTATTTGTAAATGTTCTTGAGTTTATAATTACAGGTTACGACAAATTTTTGGCTCGTAAACAAAAACGCAGAATTCCGGAAAACACCTTGTTTTTTCTCGCTTTTATTGGTGGTTCGATTGGGTTATTAACAGCAATGTTAATCTTTAGCCATAAAACAGCTAAAACTTCTTTTATTGTAAAATTTATTGGAATTATTTTGATTCAGATTGTGATTATTTATTTTACAATCAATCATAAAATATAA
- a CDS encoding DUF3857 domain-containing protein, translated as MKKYIVLFLFSFQLYSQEKSKIVYSNETVVINSGNALEVETFVNESRAISKSKNTQEYTIRIPFDSFSEISNIKGSTYITKTNKRIDLSSYSIATIDAENENIYKSDNKYKYFVMPKVEDNSLIEFSYKTKLKQPRFLSSFRFQNPIKTQTAKLQIRCNSSTEIGYKLFGNYQEKIAFSKTKEGNFDIYTWEANDIPEFEGEENMPSSLYFMPHIIFYIKSYEIEEKKKSY; from the coding sequence ATGAAAAAATATATTGTATTGTTTTTATTTTCTTTTCAATTGTATTCTCAGGAAAAGTCAAAAATAGTTTATAGCAACGAAACCGTGGTAATAAATTCTGGTAATGCCTTAGAAGTTGAAACTTTTGTAAACGAAAGCAGAGCAATTTCAAAAAGCAAAAATACTCAGGAATATACTATTAGAATTCCTTTTGATAGTTTCAGTGAAATTTCAAATATAAAGGGGTCGACTTATATTACAAAAACAAATAAAAGGATAGATTTAAGTTCTTATTCTATTGCTACAATCGATGCAGAGAATGAAAACATTTATAAAAGCGACAATAAATACAAATATTTTGTAATGCCTAAAGTGGAAGATAATTCCTTAATTGAATTCTCTTATAAAACAAAGCTCAAACAACCTCGGTTTTTATCCAGTTTCCGATTTCAAAATCCGATAAAAACACAAACTGCAAAACTTCAGATTCGATGTAATTCTTCTACTGAAATTGGATATAAACTTTTTGGAAATTATCAGGAAAAAATAGCTTTCAGTAAAACTAAAGAAGGAAATTTTGATATTTATACCTGGGAAGCCAATGATATTCCTGAATTTGAAGGCGAAGAGAATATGCCTAGTTCTTTATATTTCATGCCACATATTATTTTTTATATCAAAAGTTATGAAATAGAAGAAAAAAAGAAGAGTTATTAG
- a CDS encoding transglutaminase-like domain-containing protein codes for MKNKTLDLIKDKNSDLEKAKAIYQWVQQNVHYVAFEDGMGGFIPREASDIFQKLYGDCKDMANLLNEMFRYAQLNSNLTWIGTRHKPYTYADVPTPQVDNHMITNVVIDGKSYFMDATDKFCPFPFPSTFIQGKEALIGKTEKEFKIEKIPEVESGRNKTTILMKLNLENSSIVGDVSVSVSGFKKELFIEPSFCL; via the coding sequence TTGAAGAACAAAACATTAGATTTGATAAAAGATAAAAACTCTGATTTAGAAAAGGCAAAAGCGATATATCAATGGGTTCAGCAAAATGTTCATTATGTTGCCTTTGAAGACGGAATGGGCGGTTTTATTCCCAGGGAAGCTTCAGATATTTTTCAAAAGTTATATGGAGACTGTAAAGATATGGCGAATCTTTTGAATGAAATGTTTAGATATGCGCAATTGAATTCTAATCTAACCTGGATTGGAACACGCCACAAACCATACACATATGCAGATGTTCCAACGCCACAGGTAGACAACCATATGATTACGAATGTAGTTATTGATGGTAAAAGTTATTTTATGGATGCCACGGATAAATTTTGTCCTTTTCCGTTTCCTTCTACTTTTATTCAGGGTAAAGAAGCTTTGATAGGAAAAACAGAAAAGGAATTTAAAATAGAAAAGATCCCGGAAGTTGAATCTGGCAGGAATAAAACTACAATCCTGATGAAATTGAATCTGGAAAATTCCAGCATTGTGGGAGATGTAAGCGTATCTGTATCAGGTTTTAAAAAAGAGTTATTTATTGAACCATCTTTCTGCTTATAA